One genomic region from Rosa rugosa chromosome 1, drRosRugo1.1, whole genome shotgun sequence encodes:
- the LOC133716049 gene encoding pre-rRNA-processing protein esf1 gives MGSKKKNRKNKKEDNNIITDPRFASVHWDPRFKNAPKHKAKVEIDDRFKAMFTDPRFASSSAPSDKRGKLKKKADPGEALRHYYQTNEDQEGVKYDKVNSKEDEEEDELSDEEVESEKEVEKVKLEEEESESEEEEEKANLEEEESESEELEEDDVAGSESETTTDTGTDDDEEEDEVVFEDGMPAMQNENIPEIEKETHRLAVVNLDWRYVKAVDLFVVLRSFLPKGGEIKSVAVYPSDFGIQRMKEEEIHGPVGLFDKKDEEGDEESDDDDDDDELINQKMRAYEKSRLRYYYAVVECDSIATADYLYRNCDGVEFERSSNTLDLRFIPDSLEIKHPPRDIATEVPSNYVGLDFQTRALQQSKIDISWDEDEPGRRTLKRKFTADQLDEMEMKEFLASDESESDEVEDEAADDAEDKPDKKSKKRDMYRALIQSGDGDGSDEDGEEDGQDMEVTFNTGLEDLSKRILEKKDRESETVWDAYLRKRREKKKAKRNRSNDSSEDESSDSDQEAKEEPDDFFIEEPSVKKSKKESRSKSNKEEKQRQDMEKEAEASRNELELLLADDKGADKGVKGYNLKRKKAKGKKGKEVPEENNIPTADLEDPRFAVMFTSPLFALDPTDPQFKRSATYARQAALRQQKGDPEEVPEREVKVQSEGFSSKIEKSSLIKSIKMKAKPFEKKEEILQFQGKKETKVEQDPRTLVQPVKKKAKVGRK, from the exons ATGGggtcgaagaagaagaacaggaAGAACAAGAAGGAAGATAACAACATCATCACCGATCCGCGATTCGCCTCCGTCCACTGGGACCCGCGGTTCAAAAATGCTCCGAAGCACAAGGCCAAGGTCGAGATCGACGACCGCTTCAAGGCCATGTTCACCGACCCCCGCTTCGCTTCGTCCTCGGCTCCGTCGGACAAGCGCGGCAAGCTCAAGAAGAAGGCCGACCCGGGCGAGGCGCTGCGCCACTACTATCAGACCAACGAGGACCAAGAGGGGGTCAAGTACGATAAGGTGAATAGCAAAGAggatgaggaagaagacgaaTTGAGCGACGAAGAGGTTGAGAGTGAGAAAGAAGTAGAGAAGGTGAAATTGGAAGAGgaggagagtgagagtgaggaggaagaagagaaggcGAATTTGGAAGAGGAGGAGAGCGAGAGTGAGGAATTGGAGGAGGATGATGTGGCCGGAAGCGAATCAGAGACGACGACGGATACGGGGacggatgatgatgaagaagaagatgaggtgGTTTTTGAGGACGGTATGCCGGCAATGCAG AACGAAAATATACCGGAAATTGAGAAGGAAACTCACAGGCTTGCTGTTGTTAACCTGGATTGGAGGTATGTTAAG GCTGTTGACTTGTTTGTGGTGTTGAGGTCATTTCTTCCGAAAGGTGGAGAAATTAAGTCTGTTGCTGTGTATCCATCAGACTTTGGAATTCAGCGTATGAAAGAGGAAGAAATTCATGGTCCTGTTGGGCTATTTGATAAGAAAGATGAGGAAGGTGATGAAGAAAGtgatgatgacgatgacgaTGACGAGCTTATTAATCAGAAAATGCGTGCTTATGAGAAAAGCCGGCTGAG GTACTACTATGCTGTAGTGGAATGTGACTCAATTGCCACAGCAGATTACCTTTACAGAAATTGTGATGGAGTTGAGTTTGAAAGGTCATCAAATACTCTTGATCTAAGATTCATCCCTGATTCATTGGAAATTAAGCATCCACCCCGTGATATTGCAACGGAG GTACCTTCAAACTATGTTGGTTTGGACTTCCAAACTAGAGCTCTGCAGCAAAGTAAAATTGATATTTCTTGGGATGAGGATGAACCAGGGCGAAGGACCTTGAAACGAAAATTCACTGCTGATCAG CTTGATGAAATGGAAATGAAGGAGTTTTTGGCTTCTGATGAGAGTGAAAGTGATGAGGTCGAGGATGAGGCTGCAGATGATGCAGAGGATAAGCCTGATAAAAAGAGTAAGAAAAGAGATATGTACCGTGCTTTAATCCAGTCTGGAGATGGGGATGGTTCAGATGAGGATGGTGAAGAGGATGGCCAGGATATGGAGGTCACCTTCAATACTGGCTTGGAGGATTTAAGCAAGCGCATTCTTGAAAAGAAGGATAGGGAATCAGAAACAGTTTGGGATGCCTATCTCAGAAAAAGACGTGAGAAAAAGAAGGCTAAGAGAAATAGGTCTAATGATTCATCAGAGGATGAGAGTAGTGATTCTGATCAAGAAGCAAAAGAAGAGCCAGATGATTTCTTCATTGAAGAACCTTCAGTTAAAAAGAGTAAAAAGGAGTCTCGGAGTAAAAgtaacaaagaagaaaagcagcGCCAAGATATGGAAAAGGAAGCAGAAGCAAGTAGAAATGAGCTTGAGTTATTACTTGCTGATGACAAGGGAGCAGATAAAGGTGTAAAGGGATACAATTTGAAACGTAAAAAGGCAAAGGGAAAGAAGGGTAAGGAAGTTCCGGAGGAGAACAATATACCAACTGCTGATTTGGAAGATCCACGCTTTGCTGTCATGTTCACCTCACCCCTCTTTGCTCTGGATCCAACAGATCCGCAATTCAAAAG GAGTGCAACATATGCCCGGCAGGCAGCACTGAGACAACAGAAGGGTGACCCAGAGGAAGTGCCAGAAAGGGAAGTAAAAGTACAATCCGAGGGTTTCTCATCAAAGATAGAGAAATCTTCATTAATCAAATCAATTAAGATGAAAGCCAAGCCCTtcgaaaagaaagaggaaattTTGCAATTCCAAGGTAAAAAGGAAACAAAAGTTGAGCAGGATCCCCGAACCTTGGTACAACCAGTTAAGAAGAAGGCCAAAGTTGGACGAAAATGA
- the LOC133716021 gene encoding aspartyl protease family protein 1-like yields MPPNPGIPGAKSANPFTHACIYIKQDPRFKVGLFQSPDTSSEAMASCTSRAPSSNSTLLPFLLVFVLGLACRSCNGFGTFGIPFHHRSSDPVTGILGYDELPQKGSPEYYTAMTHRDRLIRGRHLGETTPLTFVYGNDTYRIAAFGHLHYANVSVGTPRTSYLVALDTGSDLLWLPCDCISCVKGVNTSDGEVVDFDIYSPNKSTTSKKVPCNSTYCEQQQLCSSPSSDCPYFINYLSPSTSSSGIVVEDVLHLTTDDAKLKGVEAPIAFGCGRYQTGIFLSGAAPNGLLGLGMDGVSIPSMLAKQGLASDSFSMCFGIDGGGRIRFGDNGSVGQPETPFYVRDIHPTYNITVTQIAVGKSVADLEFYAIWDSGTSFTYLNDPAYTQISKSFNSAIKDKRVTDNSDLPFEYCYTVSPNQTLNLTMKGGKHYNVIDPLVVFSDGEGNILLYCLGVVKSEDVNIIGQNFMTGYRIIFDREKMVLGWTESDCYNDEETSTVPISPSESPSSSKCPAASPT; encoded by the exons ATGCCGCCCAATCCTGGAATCCCCGGAGCCAAATCAGCCAATCCCTTCacacatgcatgcatatatataaaacaaGACCCACGTTTCAAAGTCGGATTATTCCAGAGTCCAGACACTTCCTCTGAAGCCATGGCCTCCTGCACTTCCAGAGCTCCTAGTAGCAACTCTACTCTCTTGCCTTTTTTACTGGTTTTCGTATTGGGTTTGGCTTGTCGGAGCTGTAACGGGTTTGGGACGTTCGGGATTCCTTTCCACCACCGGTCCTCGGATCCCGTCACCGGAATTCTCGGCTATGATGAGCTCCCGCAAAAGGGGAGTCCTGAATATTACACTGCCATGACTCACCGGGACCGGTTGATCCGAGGCCGCCACCTCGGCGAAACGACGCCGCTTACTTTCGTTTACGGCAACGATACTTACCGGATTGCCGCTTTTGGACA CTTGCATTATGCGAATGTTTCTGTTGGGACTCCAAGGACTTCGTATCTTGTGGCTTTGGATACTGGCAGTGATTTATTGTGGTTGCCCTGTGATTGTATCAGTTGTGTGAAGGGAGTTAATACATCCGAtggagag GTGGTGGATTTTGACATCTACAGCCCTAATAAATCAACAACAAGCAAAAAGGTTCCTTGCAACAGCACATATTGCGAACAACAACAGCTGTGCTCTTCACCAAGTAGTGATTGTCCTTATTTTATTAACTATCTTTCTCCTAGCACTTCATCTTCTGGAATCGTAGTAGAGGACGTTTTGCACTTGACTACTGATGATGCTAAACTAAAAGGTGTCGAGGCGCCGATAGCCTTTGG GTGTGGTAGGTATCAGACTGGTATATTTTTAAGTGGGGCAGCTCCCAATGGTTTATTAGGGCTTGGTATGGATGGTGTATCCATTCCTAGCATGTTAGCAAAACAGGGGCTTGCTTCAGATTCTTTTTCCATGTGTTTTGGAATTGATGGAGGTGGGAGAATTAGATTTGGTGATAATGGAAGTGTAGGCCAACCAGAAACACCATTCTATGTCAGAGATATCCA TCCAACTTACAACATTACGGTTACTCAAATAGCCGTTGGAAAAAGTGTTGCTGATCTTGAATTCTATGCAATTTGGGACTCTGGTACCTCATTTACGTACCTAAATGATCCAGCTTACACCCAGATTTCCAAGAGT TTCAACAGCGCCATCAAAGATAAGCGGGTGACAGATAATTCTGATCTTCCTTTTGAATATTGTTATACAGTCAG TCCAAATCAAACGTTGAATTTGACAATGAAAGGCGGAAAGCATTATAATGTTATTGATCCACTTGTAGTTTTTTCTGATGGG GAAGGAAATATACTGCTCTATTGTCTGGGCGTTGTCAAAAGtgaagatgtaaatatcattgGAC AAAACTTCATGACCGGTTACCGTATAATCTTTGATCGCGAGAAGATGGTACTGGGTTGGACAGAGTCAGATT GTTACAATGATGAGGAAACCTCAACTGTTCCCATCAGTCCATCCGAATCTCCCTCCTCATCCAAATGTCCGGCCGCATCCCCAACTTGA